The Vicia villosa cultivar HV-30 ecotype Madison, WI linkage group LG1, Vvil1.0, whole genome shotgun sequence genome includes a region encoding these proteins:
- the LOC131603431 gene encoding F-box/kelch-repeat protein At3g06240-like → MYLPHELTIQILLRLPVKSLIRFKSVCKLWFSLISHDPHFANSYFQLNSATHTRRILLVSTSTHQSLSIDFEASLHDDKASFSLNLDSIFPEDFTDFEIRGSCRGFILFCSSLNIIYLWNPSTGLHKQFPLSPFGSNLDAEYFYGFGYDDSTDDYLVVSMSRIDSGDPPIRLEYFSLKSNTWKEVEGPYFPYGFREEEPKGGLLYKGAIHWMAFRYDLQAYVIVAFDLMERKLSYMLLPSSRLECCLWVYGGFLSVYTKYHFNDRVQIWVMKEYKVNSSWTMTLVLPIHSFFPLCCTKSDDIIGTDDEDGLVKYDKCGQCLEQHSYPNYNLSCDLSVYIDSLLSLPSDDDNQQA, encoded by the coding sequence ATGTATCTTCCTCATGAATTGACCATCCAAATCTTACTGAGATTGCCGGTAAAGTCTCTCATACGTTTCAAGTCTGTTTGTAAGTTGTGGTTTTCTCTTATTTCTCATGATCCCCATTTTGCAAATTCATATTTTCAACTTAACTCTGCAACACACACTCGTAGAATTCTATTAGTATCAACTTCAACTCATCAATCTCTATCCATCGATTTTGAAGCATCGCTTCACGATGACAAGGCTTCTTTTTCTCTCAACCTTGATTCTATCTTTCCAGAGGATTTTACAGATTTTGAAATTAGAGGGTCATGCAGAGGTTTCATACTTTTCTGCAGTTCCTTAAACATCATCTACCTTTGGAATCCATCCACTGGACTTCATAAACAATTTCCTTTATCTCCTTTTGGTTCCAATTTGGATGCTGAATATTTCTATGGTTTTGGGTACGACGATTCAACCGATGATTATTTGGTTGTTTCAATGTCTCGCATTGATTCAGGAGATCCTCCAATTCGCTTGGAGTACTTCTCATTGAAATCTAATACATGGAAAGAAGTTGAGGGTCCTTACTTCCCTTATGGATTTCGAGAGGAAGAGCCCAAAGGTGGTTTGCTCTATAAGGGAGCTATTCATTGGATGGCTTTTCGTTATGATTTACAAGCTTATGTTATTGTTGCATTTGATTTAATGGAAAGGAAACTTTCATATATGCTTTTGCCCAGTAGTCGTTTGGAGTGTTGTTTATGGGTTTATGGAGGATTTCTCAGTGTATATACTAAGTATCACTTTAATGATAGGGTTCAAATATGGGTGATGAAAGAATACAAAGTGAACTCCTCTTGGACTATGACTCTTGTTCTTCCTATTCATTCCTTTTTTCCTTTGTGTTGTACAAAAAGTGATGATATTATTGGGACGGATGATGAAGATGGATTGGTGAAGTATGATAAATGTGGACAGTGTCTGGAGCAACATTCTTATCCTAATTACAATCTTAGCTGCGATTTGAGTGTGTATATAGATTCTCTGCTTTCACTCCCCAGTGATGATGACAACCAACAAGCTTAA